A region of uncultured Draconibacterium sp. DNA encodes the following proteins:
- the hydF gene encoding [FeFe] hydrogenase H-cluster maturation GTPase HydF, which translates to MAIIAEIGLNLYFQSRKTENMRAPKSFRLHIGIFGRRNAGKSSILNALTQQDVSIVSDVAGTTTDPVEKPMELLPLGPVLFIDTAGIDDVGALGEKRIAKTLAVFDRTDLGVIVSNFNDWGEYEESLIGEFNDREIPFVVVFNKCDLYEENFELIGALDGKKIKLVQTSVTENKGLLDLRQLLLNSAPADFINRPSILGDLVGAGEAAVLVVPIDKEAPKGRLILPQVQSIRDLLDSDAFCMVVKERELREALSRFNKPPKLVVTDSQAFLKVAADTPPEIPLTSFSILFARHQGDLNEMVRGAMAIDQLKTGDKVLIAEACSHHPIGEDIGTVKIPRWLTQYVGGKLEIESTRGHDFPPNISDYKLIIHCGACMWNRREMLSRIMKAKQAGVAITNYGLTIAYSLGIFERALQPFPAALDIYKNGIEK; encoded by the coding sequence ATGGCAATAATTGCGGAAATTGGATTGAATTTGTACTTTCAGTCGCGCAAAACAGAAAACATGAGAGCACCAAAATCATTTCGTTTACACATTGGAATTTTTGGCCGCAGAAATGCCGGCAAATCAAGCATTTTAAATGCACTAACCCAGCAGGATGTTTCCATTGTTTCGGATGTTGCCGGAACAACTACCGATCCGGTTGAAAAGCCAATGGAACTGCTTCCGTTAGGGCCGGTACTTTTTATCGACACGGCGGGTATTGACGATGTTGGAGCACTTGGCGAAAAACGAATTGCCAAAACACTTGCCGTATTCGACCGAACAGATTTAGGAGTAATTGTCTCGAACTTTAACGATTGGGGAGAATACGAAGAATCACTGATCGGAGAATTCAACGATCGGGAAATTCCGTTTGTTGTGGTATTTAACAAGTGCGACCTCTACGAAGAAAACTTTGAACTTATTGGTGCCCTCGATGGAAAAAAGATAAAGCTGGTACAGACTTCGGTTACTGAAAACAAAGGATTACTCGACCTGAGACAGTTATTGCTGAACTCAGCCCCGGCCGATTTTATTAATCGCCCCAGTATTTTAGGTGATCTTGTTGGGGCCGGAGAAGCTGCTGTTTTGGTGGTTCCCATCGACAAAGAAGCGCCAAAGGGCAGACTGATTTTGCCGCAGGTGCAAAGTATCCGCGACTTGCTCGACAGTGATGCCTTTTGTATGGTGGTTAAAGAACGTGAATTGCGCGAAGCGTTGTCGCGATTTAACAAGCCGCCAAAACTGGTAGTTACCGATTCGCAGGCCTTTTTAAAAGTAGCTGCCGACACGCCACCCGAAATTCCATTAACCTCGTTTTCCATTTTATTTGCCCGCCACCAGGGCGATTTGAACGAAATGGTTCGCGGAGCAATGGCCATCGACCAGTTAAAAACCGGCGATAAAGTTTTAATTGCCGAAGCCTGCTCGCACCACCCCATTGGCGAAGATATTGGCACCGTAAAAATTCCACGCTGGCTCACACAATATGTTGGTGGAAAATTGGAAATTGAAAGTACACGCGGGCACGATTTTCCGCCCAATATTTCCGATTATAAACTCATCATTCACTGCGGAGCCTGCATGTGGAACCGCCGCGAAATGCTGAGCCGTATTATGAAAGCGAAACAAGCAGGAGTTGC
- a CDS encoding HAMP domain-containing sensor histidine kinase, whose translation MKTVFRKYTFLLALLIILALLATQIKWIVYSIRFQDKVFEKSVELALAETMTTLTADKPLCNKVKACLDCDTVRLKTQLTTSGVWQKIHDAIEDELKSYDIDLEYEMYILENDSEELKKLEAEYDKGLYYSRCMGGILGQTGYQLVVEFPSRTRFFFATAGYMFVGSVVLIFLLIVSLFYLLRIYNREIRIAKHTKELLNNVSHEFKTPLSSIALASNMIRKKRYGDDETKMTSYAELITKENRKLQNLVESLLRLEAVERNEFDYNKENTSIEDVVKEAASTCEMLIDEQFGRITYDFESGDNPVFIDRMHFVNVFVNLLSNAIKYSKRAPDIAVKTRVENESLVIWVKDNGIGIPHKFQKYIFDKYYRVPTGDVHNAKGFGIGLAYVKQIIEAHNGTIVVESTSDEGTVFKIQLPLEKS comes from the coding sequence GTGAAGACAGTATTTCGAAAATATACATTTTTGTTGGCATTGCTGATTATTTTGGCGCTGCTGGCAACCCAAATAAAATGGATAGTTTATTCCATTCGCTTTCAGGACAAGGTTTTTGAGAAGAGTGTGGAACTGGCGCTTGCTGAAACGATGACCACATTGACAGCTGATAAACCACTTTGTAATAAGGTAAAAGCTTGTCTGGATTGCGACACGGTTCGTTTAAAAACTCAATTAACAACTTCCGGAGTTTGGCAGAAGATACATGATGCTATTGAGGATGAGCTAAAATCGTATGATATTGATTTGGAGTATGAAATGTATATTCTGGAAAATGATTCAGAAGAATTAAAAAAATTAGAAGCTGAATACGATAAAGGATTATACTACTCGAGGTGTATGGGAGGGATTCTCGGGCAAACCGGTTATCAACTGGTGGTGGAATTTCCATCGCGAACACGTTTTTTCTTTGCCACAGCAGGATACATGTTTGTGGGATCGGTTGTGTTAATTTTTTTGTTGATCGTCTCGTTGTTTTACCTGTTACGCATTTATAATCGTGAAATTCGTATTGCCAAACATACCAAAGAGTTGCTGAATAATGTGAGTCACGAATTTAAAACACCTTTGTCGTCGATTGCGTTGGCATCAAATATGATCCGTAAAAAACGTTATGGTGATGATGAAACAAAAATGACCAGTTACGCCGAGCTGATAACAAAAGAAAACCGCAAACTGCAAAATCTGGTTGAGAGCTTATTACGGCTTGAAGCGGTGGAACGGAATGAATTTGATTACAACAAAGAAAATACGTCAATAGAGGATGTGGTGAAAGAAGCTGCGTCGACCTGCGAAATGCTTATTGATGAGCAGTTTGGACGAATAACTTATGATTTTGAATCGGGAGATAATCCGGTGTTTATCGACCGGATGCATTTTGTAAATGTATTTGTTAACTTGCTTTCGAATGCGATAAAATATTCAAAACGTGCGCCCGATATTGCCGTTAAAACCCGCGTTGAAAACGAAAGTCTGGTAATTTGGGTGAAAGATAACGGAATTGGTATTCCGCATAAATTTCAAAAGTATATTTTTGATAAGTATTACAGGGTGCCAACAGGCGATGTGCACAATGCCAAAGGTTTCGGAATTGGACTGGCCTACGTAAAACAAATTATTGAAGCGCATAACGGAACCATTGTTGTTGAAAGTACAAGCGATGAAGGGACTGTTTTTAAGATTCAATTGCCACTGGAAAAATCATAG
- a CDS encoding response regulator transcription factor codes for MDEKNLNIILVEDDLNLGFLLEDFLKSHGVGVTLYRDGEEGLEGFKKNGDFNFCIFDVMLPEMDGFTLAKKVKAIQPEIPVVFLTARAMKEDKMKGYNIGADDYITKPFDEDELWCKIVAISKRSDFIQEETETVYQVGAYEFDYENLSLSLDGNIKRLTTREAEVLRMLCKEKKNVVRREQILTAIWGENDYFAGRSLDVFISKLRKYFAGDPSISIENVVKVGYILHC; via the coding sequence ATGGACGAAAAAAACTTAAACATTATTTTAGTTGAGGACGACCTTAACCTTGGATTTTTGTTGGAGGATTTTTTGAAAAGCCATGGAGTAGGAGTTACGCTGTATCGCGACGGAGAAGAAGGCCTGGAAGGATTCAAAAAAAACGGCGATTTCAACTTTTGCATTTTTGATGTTATGCTTCCTGAGATGGATGGTTTTACGCTGGCCAAAAAGGTAAAAGCTATTCAGCCCGAAATTCCTGTGGTTTTTCTGACTGCACGGGCCATGAAAGAGGATAAAATGAAAGGCTATAACATTGGCGCCGACGATTACATTACCAAACCTTTTGATGAGGACGAATTGTGGTGTAAAATTGTGGCCATTAGTAAACGCAGTGACTTTATCCAGGAAGAAACCGAAACGGTGTATCAGGTGGGAGCGTACGAGTTCGATTATGAAAATCTTTCGCTTAGTTTGGATGGGAATATTAAACGACTTACAACACGCGAGGCAGAGGTTTTACGTATGCTTTGTAAGGAGAAAAAGAATGTGGTTCGGCGCGAGCAGATCTTAACTGCTATTTGGGGCGAGAACGATTATTTTGCCGGACGTAGCCTCGATGTATTTATCTCGAAACTCAGAAAGTACTTTGCCGGAGACCCTTCAATTTCTATCGAGAATGTAGTGAAAGTGGGTTACATTTTACATTGCTAG
- a CDS encoding aspartate ammonia-lyase, translating into MVKTREESDFIGKKQLPADVLWGIHTARAVENFTISGQQVHPELIKAYGEVKLACAQTNNTLGFWDDKTKAEAIEKAAFEMSQGLLNEHILVDALQGGAGTSTNMNVNEVLANRALQILGKELGDYNVVSPLDDINLHQSTNDTYPTALKVAAIRLLRELEQHVLKLQEAFQQKEKEFAHIVKIGRTQLQDAVLTTLGREMSAYAEAMNRDRWRIYKCEERLRVVNLGGTAIGTGLGAPKQFIFRVVDKLRENTNIGLARSENLIDSTQNVDVFVEVSGILKACATNLLKISNDLRLLSSGPHAGLREINLPQLQAGSSIMPGKVNPVIPEAVAQAAIKVMGNDQIIAQACSAGNLELNQFMPLIAPSFLESIDLLKNACKLFNEKCVSGITANEEVCRTHVHNSTATVTALVPAIGYERCSEIIKMAESFGLSIKEAALKSGFLTDDKFEQLITPEAVCRLGN; encoded by the coding sequence ATGGTCAAGACAAGAGAAGAAAGTGACTTTATTGGAAAGAAACAACTACCGGCCGATGTTCTTTGGGGAATCCATACAGCTCGTGCGGTGGAGAATTTTACCATCTCAGGACAGCAAGTTCATCCGGAGCTTATAAAAGCTTACGGCGAAGTAAAACTGGCCTGCGCACAAACCAATAATACACTTGGTTTTTGGGATGATAAAACAAAAGCTGAAGCCATTGAAAAGGCCGCTTTTGAAATGAGCCAGGGATTACTAAATGAGCACATTCTGGTGGATGCTTTGCAGGGTGGTGCCGGAACATCTACCAATATGAATGTGAATGAAGTACTGGCCAATCGTGCCCTGCAAATTCTAGGAAAGGAATTGGGTGATTACAATGTTGTTTCACCACTTGATGACATTAACCTGCACCAAAGTACCAATGATACCTACCCCACCGCGCTTAAGGTTGCGGCTATTCGATTATTGCGCGAACTGGAACAACATGTGCTGAAACTACAGGAGGCTTTTCAGCAAAAAGAGAAGGAATTTGCGCACATCGTTAAAATCGGGCGCACACAATTACAAGATGCTGTTCTTACAACATTAGGACGCGAAATGAGCGCTTATGCAGAAGCAATGAACCGCGATCGCTGGCGCATTTATAAATGCGAAGAACGCTTGCGTGTGGTAAATCTTGGAGGGACAGCAATTGGCACGGGACTGGGAGCACCGAAACAATTTATTTTTAGGGTAGTCGACAAACTCCGCGAAAACACAAATATTGGACTGGCACGCAGCGAAAACCTGATTGACAGCACGCAGAATGTTGATGTGTTTGTTGAAGTTTCCGGAATTCTAAAAGCATGTGCCACCAATTTATTAAAGATCAGCAACGACCTTCGTTTGTTATCGAGTGGCCCACACGCCGGATTAAGAGAAATCAACCTGCCACAGCTTCAGGCGGGTTCATCGATTATGCCGGGTAAAGTAAATCCGGTTATTCCGGAAGCTGTTGCACAGGCAGCTATAAAAGTTATGGGCAACGATCAGATTATAGCACAAGCCTGCAGTGCCGGGAATCTCGAACTCAACCAGTTTATGCCGCTAATTGCCCCTAGTTTTCTTGAGTCGATCGATCTCCTTAAAAATGCTTGTAAATTATTCAACGAAAAATGTGTTTCGGGTATTACAGCCAACGAAGAGGTTTGCCGGACACATGTACATAACTCAACCGCTACCGTTACTGCACTTGTTCCTGCGATAGGATACGAACGCTGTTCCGAAATCATCAAAATGGCTGAAAGCTTTGGTTTGTCAATTAAAGAAGCAGCCTTAAAATCAGGATTTTTGACTGATGATAAGTTTGAACAATTGATTACTCCTGAAGCCGTTTGCCGGTTAGGCAACTAA
- a CDS encoding GxxExxY protein translates to MEFEELTHKIIGCAMQVHRTLGNGFQEVIYQRALALEFDHQGIEYDREKVMSIYYRDFEIGTRRVDFFVENKIMVELKAVIKLEDVHLAQAMNYLEAYHMKIGLLINFGSKSLTFKRVHNNKLQS, encoded by the coding sequence ATGGAATTTGAAGAATTAACGCACAAAATTATTGGTTGTGCCATGCAGGTTCACCGAACTTTAGGAAATGGTTTTCAGGAAGTAATCTATCAAAGAGCATTGGCGCTTGAATTCGATCACCAGGGAATTGAATACGATAGAGAAAAAGTAATGTCAATTTACTACCGTGATTTTGAAATTGGAACCCGCCGCGTAGATTTTTTTGTTGAAAATAAAATCATGGTGGAATTAAAAGCAGTTATAAAGCTTGAAGATGTGCATTTAGCTCAGGCAATGAATTATCTGGAAGCTTACCACATGAAGATTGGTCTACTAATAAATTTTGGAAGCAAGAGCCTAACATTTAAAAGAGTGCATAACAATAAGCTGCAATCATGA
- the hydG gene encoding [FeFe] hydrogenase H-cluster radical SAM maturase HydG — MYNVPADFINETKVWETLEQNKNPEPAQIKEVLAKAAEMKGLNLADVAILTSISDPEMLADLFNTANTVKETIYGKRLVLFAPLYISNLCANECLYCAFRATNKEIDRHALSQEHIARETEVLINQGHKRVLLVAGESYPKKGFDYVLEAIRSVYSVKNEHGEIRRVNINVAPLTVDEFKQVKAEGIGTYQIFQETYHRETYQKVHVGGKKRDYNWRVWALHRAMEAGIDDVGIGVLFGLFDYRFEIMAMMQHIFELEDKFGVGPHTISVPRMEPATNSDMASHPPFPVSDIDFRKIVAILRLAVPYTGIIMSTRETAKMRRDTFALGVSQISAGSKTNPGGYEEDDAISGQFSLGDHRPLDEVIRDVASMGYIPSFCTACYRMGRTGQDFMDLAKPGDIRLHCAPNGLSSFKEYLQNYASPETREIGDQLIRETIAGMSGIARQRAEKLVKRVEAGRDDVYC, encoded by the coding sequence ATGTACAACGTACCTGCCGATTTTATTAACGAAACAAAAGTTTGGGAAACACTGGAGCAAAACAAAAATCCCGAACCGGCACAAATTAAAGAAGTGTTGGCCAAAGCTGCCGAAATGAAAGGTTTAAACCTGGCCGATGTAGCAATTTTAACTTCGATCAGCGATCCGGAGATGCTGGCCGACCTTTTTAATACAGCCAACACCGTTAAAGAAACCATTTATGGCAAACGGTTGGTATTGTTTGCGCCACTTTACATTTCGAATTTATGCGCAAACGAATGTTTGTACTGCGCTTTCAGGGCAACAAATAAAGAAATCGACCGCCATGCACTTTCGCAGGAACACATTGCGCGCGAAACAGAAGTGCTCATCAACCAGGGACATAAGAGAGTATTGCTTGTGGCCGGTGAGTCGTATCCGAAAAAAGGATTTGACTATGTATTGGAAGCGATTAGAAGCGTTTACAGTGTTAAAAATGAACACGGCGAAATTCGCCGGGTGAATATAAATGTGGCTCCGCTAACGGTTGATGAATTTAAACAGGTAAAAGCAGAAGGTATTGGTACCTACCAGATCTTCCAGGAAACCTACCACCGCGAAACCTACCAAAAAGTACACGTTGGTGGGAAAAAACGTGACTATAACTGGCGAGTATGGGCTTTGCACCGCGCCATGGAAGCGGGTATCGATGATGTAGGAATTGGCGTATTGTTTGGCCTGTTCGACTATCGTTTTGAGATAATGGCGATGATGCAGCATATTTTTGAGCTGGAAGATAAATTTGGAGTTGGACCACACACCATTAGTGTTCCACGTATGGAGCCCGCAACCAACAGCGATATGGCATCGCATCCGCCATTCCCGGTTTCGGATATCGATTTCCGTAAAATTGTGGCGATTCTTCGATTGGCAGTTCCATACACCGGAATCATCATGTCGACACGAGAAACGGCCAAAATGCGCCGCGACACTTTTGCGTTAGGTGTAAGTCAAATCTCTGCGGGGAGTAAAACCAATCCCGGAGGATACGAGGAAGATGATGCAATCTCAGGCCAGTTTAGTCTTGGCGATCACCGCCCGTTGGATGAAGTGATCCGCGATGTGGCATCAATGGGTTATATTCCGTCGTTCTGCACAGCGTGTTACCGTATGGGACGAACCGGTCAGGATTTTATGGATCTGGCAAAACCAGGCGACATTCGTTTGCATTGTGCCCCGAACGGGCTTAGCTCTTTTAAAGAATATTTACAAAACTATGCTTCTCCGGAAACTCGTGAGATTGGCGACCAGCTAATTCGTGAAACAATTGCAGGAATGAGTGGCATCGCAAGACAACGCGCCGAAAAACTGGTAAAACGCGTGGAGGCCGGACGCGATGATGTTTATTGCTAA
- a CDS encoding TM1266 family iron-only hydrogenase system putative regulator, protein MKRLGFVGIIIENREKSSGSVNQVLSQYSELILARTGLPNARENYSVITLVIDATTDELGQLTGKLGNIPGVSVKSGLAKK, encoded by the coding sequence ATGAAACGACTGGGTTTTGTGGGCATAATAATTGAAAACCGCGAGAAGTCTTCGGGAAGTGTAAACCAGGTTCTTAGTCAATATTCTGAACTTATTCTGGCACGCACCGGCCTGCCCAATGCAAGAGAAAACTATTCTGTTATTACGCTGGTAATCGATGCCACAACCGATGAGTTGGGCCAATTAACCGGAAAACTGGGAAACATTCCGGGTGTATCTGTAAAATCAGGACTTGCAAAAAAATAG
- the hydE gene encoding [FeFe] hydrogenase H-cluster radical SAM maturase HydE, with protein sequence MIDLDKQEIIQLLKTTGEERTALLKRAQEVKVKETGNKVYFRGLVEFSNICAKDCLYCGIRKGNDKVIRYDVSDDEILESCRFAWENRFASVVLQSGELSSPAFVKRVDDLLKKIKQISNGELGITLSCGEQSLETYRRWFESGAHRYLLRIESSNRELYYKIHPDNDTHSFERRIEALGSLKTTGYQVGTGVMIGLPFQTYEHLADDLLFFKKLDIDMCGMGPYLEHEDTPLYQYRHLLKTKQERFDLALNMIAVLRLLMPDINIAAATALQAIDPAGREKALAIGANVIMPNLTPTAYREEYQLYENKPCLDEDAELCRNCLEARIHMAGSEIGYGEWGDSKHFQKRKEK encoded by the coding sequence ATGATTGATTTGGATAAGCAGGAAATCATACAATTACTAAAGACCACAGGCGAAGAGCGCACTGCGCTATTAAAGCGGGCACAGGAGGTGAAGGTAAAAGAAACGGGGAATAAAGTGTATTTCCGTGGTCTGGTGGAGTTTTCGAATATCTGCGCCAAAGACTGTTTGTATTGCGGCATTCGTAAAGGAAACGACAAAGTTATTCGCTACGATGTAAGCGATGACGAGATTTTGGAATCGTGCCGTTTCGCCTGGGAAAATCGTTTTGCTTCGGTGGTGTTGCAATCGGGCGAATTGTCGTCGCCGGCATTTGTGAAACGGGTAGATGATTTACTGAAAAAGATCAAGCAGATTTCGAACGGTGAGTTGGGAATTACACTGAGCTGCGGAGAACAAAGTTTGGAAACTTACCGTCGCTGGTTCGAAAGCGGCGCACACCGTTATTTGTTACGCATCGAGTCATCGAACCGGGAACTTTACTACAAGATACATCCTGATAATGATACGCATTCGTTTGAACGGAGAATCGAAGCACTTGGTAGTTTAAAAACAACCGGCTATCAAGTTGGAACAGGAGTAATGATCGGCCTGCCATTTCAAACCTACGAACACCTGGCCGATGATCTTTTGTTTTTCAAAAAACTCGACATCGATATGTGTGGAATGGGACCCTATCTCGAGCATGAAGACACACCTTTATATCAATATCGTCACCTCCTAAAAACAAAGCAGGAACGTTTTGATCTCGCCTTGAATATGATTGCCGTTTTACGCTTGTTAATGCCCGACATTAACATCGCTGCTGCCACTGCTTTGCAGGCCATAGATCCGGCCGGGCGTGAAAAGGCGCTGGCCATTGGCGCAAATGTAATTATGCCAAATTTAACGCCAACTGCATATCGTGAGGAGTATCAACTTTACGAAAATAAACCTTGTTTGGATGAGGATGCTGAATTGTGCCGCAATTGTCTGGAGGCAAGAATTCATATGGCCGGTTCGGAAATTGGTTATGGCGAATGGGGCGACTCGAAACATTTTCAAAAGCGAAAAGAAAAATAA
- a CDS encoding SulP family inorganic anion transporter: protein MKFEFKFIDKKQGSIKDDILSGLTVALALVPEAVAFSFVAGVSPIVGLYGAFMMGLITSIFGGRPGMISGATGAMAVVMVSLVQQGNAMGDGQGLQYLFATLILAGTIQALFGVFKLGKFIRLVPHSVMMGFVNGLAIVIFLSQLNMFKTGGEWLSGTPLYTMLGLVGLTMAIMVLLPKLSKAIPAALVGILVVTAIVIFGNIETETVRSFIQSGGGDSIKAGLPTFDVPVIPFNLETLKLIFPFALILAAVGLIESLMTLNLVDELTETRGSGNREAAAQGLANIVNGFFGGMGGCAMIGQSIINIKSGGRGRLSGIVAAVMLLVFILFASSYIEMIPIAALVGVMFMVVIGTFAWSTFKIMNKIPLSDLIVIILVTGLTVVFDLAIAVLAGVVVSALVFSWENAKRIRARKSVDEHGIKHYEIFGPLFFGSTSLFQSKFDVQNDPNEVIVDFKESRIADQSAIEAINKLAERYQKAGKTIHLRHLSRDCIKLVKKAEAICDVNVVEDPNYFVAIDHYNKLMKLQTKLNKNATS from the coding sequence ATGAAGTTTGAATTCAAATTTATAGATAAGAAACAGGGAAGCATAAAAGATGATATCCTTTCGGGGTTAACCGTTGCGCTGGCACTGGTACCCGAGGCGGTGGCTTTTAGTTTTGTTGCAGGCGTGTCGCCAATTGTTGGATTGTATGGTGCGTTTATGATGGGACTTATTACTTCCATTTTTGGTGGCCGTCCGGGAATGATTTCCGGAGCAACAGGAGCAATGGCCGTTGTAATGGTTAGCCTGGTACAACAAGGTAACGCCATGGGCGACGGACAAGGTTTACAGTACCTGTTTGCCACATTAATTTTGGCCGGAACGATACAGGCACTATTTGGCGTTTTTAAACTCGGTAAGTTTATTCGCCTGGTACCGCACTCGGTAATGATGGGCTTTGTAAACGGACTGGCCATTGTAATTTTCCTTTCGCAGCTTAATATGTTTAAAACCGGTGGCGAATGGTTGAGCGGAACGCCATTGTACACCATGCTTGGTTTGGTTGGCCTTACCATGGCGATAATGGTTCTTCTGCCAAAACTCAGTAAAGCCATACCGGCAGCGCTGGTTGGAATTTTGGTGGTTACCGCCATTGTAATTTTCGGAAACATAGAAACAGAAACGGTACGGAGTTTTATTCAAAGTGGCGGTGGCGACAGTATTAAAGCCGGACTGCCTACTTTTGATGTACCCGTCATTCCATTCAATCTTGAAACCTTAAAATTGATCTTCCCATTTGCCCTGATACTTGCAGCTGTTGGACTGATCGAATCGCTAATGACATTAAACCTGGTTGATGAGCTGACCGAAACACGTGGTAGCGGGAACCGCGAAGCGGCAGCACAGGGATTGGCCAACATTGTTAACGGATTTTTTGGAGGAATGGGCGGTTGTGCCATGATCGGACAAAGTATTATCAATATAAAATCGGGTGGCCGCGGCCGCTTATCGGGAATTGTAGCAGCTGTGATGTTGCTTGTTTTTATTCTGTTTGCCTCATCGTATATTGAAATGATACCGATTGCAGCACTGGTAGGCGTAATGTTTATGGTGGTAATCGGCACCTTTGCGTGGAGTACTTTCAAAATCATGAATAAAATCCCGCTTTCCGATCTTATCGTAATCATTCTGGTTACCGGACTTACCGTAGTTTTTGATCTTGCCATCGCTGTTTTGGCAGGTGTTGTGGTCTCGGCACTGGTATTTTCGTGGGAAAACGCCAAGCGTATTCGTGCCCGCAAAAGTGTTGATGAGCATGGCATTAAACACTACGAAATTTTTGGTCCATTGTTTTTTGGTTCAACTTCGCTTTTCCAAAGTAAGTTTGATGTTCAAAACGATCCGAACGAAGTAATTGTTGACTTTAAAGAGTCGCGTATTGCCGATCAATCGGCCATTGAAGCCATTAACAAACTGGCCGAGCGTTACCAAAAAGCAGGCAAAACAATTCATCTGCGCCACTTAAGCCGCGATTGTATTAAACTGGTAAAAAAAGCGGAAGCTATTTGCGATGTAAATGTAGTGGAAGATCCAAACTATTTTGTGGCTATCGACCACTACAACAAGTTAATGAAATTGCAGACGAAATTGAATAAAAATGCAACTTCATAA